In Sphingobacterium zeae, one genomic interval encodes:
- a CDS encoding RagB/SusD family nutrient uptake outer membrane protein — protein sequence MKSLSKYFLPLALGTTIFSACNKNLLDVTATDRISTEAIETDTAVLEAFVINRYIGEKIISNEADGTNPGFGRGFEYALWSSLTDESMYTNDDNTWLITRGQLSPENLGAAGSLWARSYRSIRECNYAKKVLANIQMSTLHKRQLEGELQFIRAFRYHDLIRNFGRVVLVGDTVYGLKDDLTKASLFERKSMQEGMDYVIKELNEAIEKLPAENNDKTWVMGRATKAAAMALKSRLLLYAASPLYNVGNWAAAAQAAQEVIALNKYKLYTGGYQSLFLTDRNPETIFARYYTKNANHVHLEIANGPNGYGGWGGNTPYQNLVDAYEMKNGKAPFNEDGTVNTASGYDPKNPYVNRDPRFDATILYNGALYRGRAVETFIPKGQDSPQGSDNWNTSKTGYYLRKFMNDAYPLQNPWGNAGFQPWNYFRYAEILLNFAEAANEAYGPDVLPAGGSLTARQALNLVRTRASVDMPEIPMGQSKDEFRKQVRYERRVELAFEEHRFYDVRRWKIAMVTENIPAYGVTIDKNGESFTYTRKEALSGRRFEEKHYWLPIPRSEILSSNGQLEQNPGY from the coding sequence ATGAAATCTTTAAGTAAATATTTCCTGCCTTTGGCTTTGGGAACGACTATCTTTTCAGCTTGCAACAAAAACCTATTGGACGTTACAGCAACTGATCGTATTTCTACGGAAGCTATTGAAACAGATACAGCCGTTTTAGAAGCCTTTGTCATCAATAGATATATTGGCGAGAAAATAATATCAAATGAGGCAGATGGTACTAATCCAGGCTTCGGTCGCGGATTTGAATATGCGCTGTGGTCTTCTCTCACAGACGAATCCATGTATACCAATGATGATAATACCTGGCTTATTACCCGTGGACAATTGTCTCCAGAAAATTTAGGTGCTGCCGGATCGCTTTGGGCGCGTAGCTACCGAAGTATCCGCGAGTGCAATTACGCTAAAAAAGTATTGGCTAATATACAGATGAGTACATTGCATAAGCGCCAATTGGAAGGCGAACTTCAATTTATAAGAGCATTTAGGTATCATGATCTCATTCGAAATTTTGGACGCGTTGTGTTGGTGGGAGATACCGTATATGGATTGAAGGATGATCTAACCAAAGCAAGTCTTTTTGAGCGAAAATCCATGCAAGAAGGTATGGATTATGTAATCAAAGAATTGAATGAAGCGATTGAAAAGCTGCCCGCTGAAAATAACGACAAAACTTGGGTCATGGGGCGGGCCACAAAGGCTGCGGCCATGGCTTTAAAATCGAGATTACTTTTGTATGCCGCAAGTCCATTGTATAATGTCGGAAATTGGGCGGCCGCTGCTCAGGCAGCGCAGGAAGTGATCGCCCTAAATAAGTATAAGCTATACACGGGCGGATACCAATCGTTGTTTTTAACAGACCGAAATCCGGAAACTATTTTTGCCAGATACTACACCAAAAATGCCAATCACGTGCACCTCGAAATTGCCAACGGACCAAATGGCTATGGCGGATGGGGCGGAAATACACCTTACCAAAACTTGGTCGATGCCTATGAAATGAAAAATGGAAAAGCCCCTTTCAACGAGGACGGTACCGTCAACACGGCTTCAGGTTACGATCCGAAAAATCCTTATGTTAACCGCGACCCCCGTTTTGACGCGACTATTTTATATAATGGCGCTTTATACAGAGGTAGGGCCGTGGAAACATTTATACCAAAGGGACAAGATAGTCCGCAAGGAAGTGACAACTGGAATACTTCTAAAACCGGATACTATCTGCGTAAATTTATGAACGATGCCTATCCGCTTCAAAATCCTTGGGGTAATGCGGGATTTCAACCGTGGAATTACTTTCGCTATGCAGAAATCCTTTTGAATTTTGCAGAAGCAGCAAATGAAGCTTACGGTCCAGATGTGTTACCTGCTGGTGGTAGCTTAACAGCGCGACAGGCTTTAAATTTGGTTAGAACACGGGCATCTGTCGATATGCCCGAAATTCCTATGGGACAGTCGAAAGATGAGTTTAGAAAGCAAGTGCGTTACGAGCGCAGAGTTGAGTTAGCGTTTGAAGAACATCGTTTTTACGATGTCAGAAGATGGAAGATTGCGATGGTAACAGAAAATATCCCTGCTTATGGCGTGACTATAGATAAAAATGGTGAGAGTTTTACGTATACACGCAAGGAAGCGCTTTCAGGACGCCGATTTGAAGAAAAGCACTATTGGCTACCGATTCCACGTTCTGAGATATTATCTTCGAATGGACAATTGGAGCAAAATCCTGGCTATTAA